Sequence from the Terriglobia bacterium genome:
GCATAAACGCTGCCTTGCACAATGCCGAACAGCGCCTGGTCTGCCCTCTCATCCGACCGCTGACGCTGCTCGAGGTAATTCTTGCATCGTTCCGCCCAACGCACCGTCATCAACATCGACTGGTTAGCATGTTCGTGAGAGCAGGGAAAGGGGGTGCAGTCATCAAAACACATGATGATGTCGGCGCCGAGGTTCATCTGGACTTCCACGGAACGCTCCGGCGAAAAGAAATGCGAAGAGCCGTCATAATGGGACCGGAAACGAACTCCCTCTTCCGTGATTTCACGCAAGTCGCTCATGGAAAAAACCTGGAATCCCCCGCTGTCGGTCAGCAGGGCTCGCGGCCAGGAAATGAACCGGTGGAGGCCTCCTAACTGGCGGATGAGCTCGTCGCCGGGCCGCAGATACAGATGGTAGGTGTTGGCCAGAATGACCCGGACATCCAGGTCCTCGAGCTGTTCCTGCGTGAGCGACTTCACGGTCCCCGCCGTACCCACCGGCATGAACACGGGCGTCTCGATCTCCCCGTGAGGCGTGACAAGTCTCCCCAGGCGCGAGGCCCCGTCGGTATGAAGAATCTGAAACTGGAGGGGTGAAGTCATGGGAGCGAGGATACTTGAGCCAAATCAAAGAAGGGCCACCCATCCGGGCGCCCGGCGTTCCAGAAAAAAGCGCCCCGACTCGCCGTCGCGAATCCAGAGCGCTCCCTCGGAATACAATTGTACACGAGCCGAGATAGTTCTATTTCCTTATCGCCGCCCATCCAACCACACACGCGATCACGATAAGCCAGAGAATGATGATGGTCGTGAGCGACTTCTTAAAGGTCAGGTTCTTCGAGACCCCCGCGACACCCATCGCCAGCACAACAAGGGACCAGATGGTAAAAATATCGATCGATTTCCCGAAGGCGTACAACGCCTTGTTGCTCGGATCGAATAAGATCGATAAATTGGACTGGACGACATCGGCCGGGTTGCCAAACTCGGTGGGCTGTTTGACAAACAAAATGGGAATCGCGATGATCGACTTCAGCAGACTCGGCATGGAGGCATAGGCGTTCGCCGCAAATATCTTCTTAAACGTCGTCTCCGCCCCCATGATAAAACTGAATACAGCGAAAAGAACCCCCGAAACCACTACCAGAGCGAGGGGAACGACCACCAGGACCGAGACGTAACTGATGATAACACTGAACTTTAGTCCAGACTGCAGGGCTTCATCAGACGGCACCGGACGTCCCGATTTTTCAATCTGAGCCCGGATCAACTCAAGCATGTCCGCGTGGGATAGAAAGACATACGTGACGGCCAAGGCCACAAACACAATCAAAATCGCGGGCACAAGCCAGTCCGGCTTGCGGTTGATGTCTTCAAAAGTGGCCTTCGGCGAGACGAACACCCCGATGATTCGCTCCAGGGGGCTCTTGGTTGGTTCCACTGAAACAGGTGATGTGCTGCCCGGCATTTCCTGACTCATAGAACTCTCCTTTTGAGAATTGTGATTCACGGAACTCTTCACTTAATTGCAAGTTGGGTGGCATCTTTGAATTTAAAGCAGGCCGACCAGTGGCTTGTCGAAATGGTTTCCCGGGGAGGCTCTGCCGCCGCACAGGCTGCATCGGCAATCGGGCAACGCGGATGAAATCGACAACCACTGGGAACTCTGACCGCGGAAGGTATCTCTCCCCGTAATACGAGCCGGCTCGATTTTGGTTTCGGGTCGGGTTCCGGGACGGCCGAGAGCAGGGCCCGTGTGTAAGGATGGGCGCTGCGGGTAAAGACCTCCTCGGTGGTTCCTTCTTCGACGATCTTCCCGAGATACATGACGGCGATCCGGTCACACAGGTGCGCCACCACCGGCAGGCTGTGAGAGATGAAGAGAAAGGTGAGTTGAAACTGGTCTCTCAAATCAGCCAGCAGATTGATGATTTGTGCCTGGACCGAGACATCCAGAGAGGAGACCGGCTCGTCGGCGACAACAAACTTCGGCTTGAGCGCAATGGCGCGCGCAATGGCAATGCGCTGCCGCTGCCCCCCGCTGAATTCGTGCGGAAAACGATCCAGCACCTCCGGCTCAAATCCCACCGTCTCGAGCAACGACCTCAAGCGCCCTTCGATTTCCGTCTTCTTGCAGATACGATGGACAATGAAAGGCTCGGCCAGCGTGGTCCGAATGCGCAGGCGCGGATTGAGTGAGGAGTAAGGGTCCTGAAAGACAATCTGCATGGACCGGCGTTTTCGGCGGAGGCTCTCGCGATCGAGATGGAACAGATTCTCTTGATCGAAAATGACCTCCCCCGAGGTGGGCTCAATCAAACGCAACACAAGCCGACCCGTGGTCGATTTCCCGCATCCCGACTCCCCCACCAGCCCCAAAACTCCTCCGCTCCGGATGAAGAAGTCGATGTCGTCGACCGCATGGACAAATTCCTTCCCCCTTCCGAAGAGCAGGCGATTGTCCGCAGGAAAGTATTTCTTTAGATGATTGACCTGGAGCAAGACGTTATTTTCTGCCATCGAGTTAGTCGTCGTGAATCATTCCGTTTGTTGCACTTCTGACAATCTGTTTTTGACTCACGCTGAGTCGCGAAGAAGCCAGAGGGTCAGCTCCGGCTCATCCTGGCCCCTGACACCCGACACCTGGCACCGGATCTCCTCGCTGCCCACTGCCCACCGCCCACTGCCCACTCTTCTACCGGCACAAGACACACCGCGCCCGATGTCCTTGTCCAACCGGATAGAGGGGGGGATCAAGCTCCTTACATTCCTCCAATCGAACCGAGCATCGGGGCTCGAATTTGCAGCCCCGGGGCAGTGCCAGCAGATTCGGAACGGTCCCGGGAATAGCATCCAATTTCCGTGTCGGCAGCGTGCCCGGCCGGATCGTGGGGAGCGAGCGCAACAGCCCCTGCGTGTAAGGGTGACGCGGATTCGAGAAAATCTCCGACACGGGGGCCTGTTCCACAATCTTCCCTGCATACATCACGGCCACAT
This genomic interval carries:
- the tgt gene encoding tRNA guanosine(34) transglycosylase Tgt is translated as MTSPLQFQILHTDGASRLGRLVTPHGEIETPVFMPVGTAGTVKSLTQEQLEDLDVRVILANTYHLYLRPGDELIRQLGGLHRFISWPRALLTDSGGFQVFSMSDLREITEEGVRFRSHYDGSSHFFSPERSVEVQMNLGADIIMCFDDCTPFPCSHEHANQSMLMTVRWAERCKNYLEQRQRSDERADQALFGIVQGSVYADLRKDCVDHLLAMEFPGYALGGLSVGESKEKMFEMVEATAPLLPSDRPRYLMGVGTPADLVEGVRRGIDMFDCVLPTRNARNGWLFTHDGHIVIKNEVHKESEKPIDDRCECFVCKRYSRAYLRHLFHQNEVLSAVLNTYHNLYFYLDTMERIRQSIASSRFAEFAMKFLSEWRQSGTSD
- a CDS encoding YIP1 family protein; the protein is MSQEMPGSTSPVSVEPTKSPLERIIGVFVSPKATFEDINRKPDWLVPAILIVFVALAVTYVFLSHADMLELIRAQIEKSGRPVPSDEALQSGLKFSVIISYVSVLVVVPLALVVVSGVLFAVFSFIMGAETTFKKIFAANAYASMPSLLKSIIAIPILFVKQPTEFGNPADVVQSNLSILFDPSNKALYAFGKSIDIFTIWSLVVLAMGVAGVSKNLTFKKSLTTIIILWLIVIACVVGWAAIRK
- a CDS encoding ABC transporter ATP-binding protein; this translates as MAENNVLLQVNHLKKYFPADNRLLFGRGKEFVHAVDDIDFFIRSGGVLGLVGESGCGKSTTGRLVLRLIEPTSGEVIFDQENLFHLDRESLRRKRRSMQIVFQDPYSSLNPRLRIRTTLAEPFIVHRICKKTEIEGRLRSLLETVGFEPEVLDRFPHEFSGGQRQRIAIARAIALKPKFVVADEPVSSLDVSVQAQIINLLADLRDQFQLTFLFISHSLPVVAHLCDRIAVMYLGKIVEEGTTEEVFTRSAHPYTRALLSAVPEPDPKPKSSRLVLRGEIPSAVRVPSGCRFHPRCPIADAACAAAEPPRETISTSHWSACFKFKDATQLAIK